In Acipenser ruthenus chromosome 16, fAciRut3.2 maternal haplotype, whole genome shotgun sequence, the following proteins share a genomic window:
- the LOC117412631 gene encoding protein SSUH2 homolog has translation MDNKDEEGGVLDPEAPEEGPSAPPSCLLDTVSGYEGTPSEGVGEDKIYPPPSDRVPKPENDRNASVPHVRLPTVSEDTARAALLEYVGSKWTYRSKPAKELVFRDLTPFTAYRYRLETFTESRGTAWAFEPYTNQLVDGPQYGVPPPPWDVVVEVPPMYTDYCQKVRVPHTSFVKMCHRCHGKGRVRCSQCHGWGKTRCTSCFGTGRKSGKHCTFCHGSGRRRCSRCSGRGTKTCDICKGHRNLMHFIQLIVTWKNQIYEHVPDQCPGFPVKLFEKVNGDKFFVDESALVYPIVGFPEKEICDASKRGNDEHMARFSRSMHILQQRQTIELIPLTQAFYEYKEQEYNYFVYGIENKVHAPKYPSSCSIL, from the exons atgGATAACAAAGACGAAGAAGGGG GTGTTCTTGACCCTGAAGCACCTGAAGAAGGCCCTTCAGCGCCCCCATCTTGTctgttggatacagtgtctgGCTATGAAGGGACGCCCTCAGAGGGAG TTGGTGAAGATAAGATATATCCTCCTCCCTCTGACAGGGTGCCAAAGCCAGAAAATGATCGGAATGCATCTGTCCCTCATGTCAG gcttCCCACAGTGTCTGAAGACACAGCGAGAGCAGCCCTCCTGGAGTATGTTGGCAGTAAATGGACTTACAGAAGTAAACCAGCAAAGGAACTCGTCTTTCGAGATCTAACGCCTTTCACTGCATACAGG TATCGCTTGGAAACATTTACAGAATCCAGAGGAACTGCCTGGGCCTTTGAACCATATACTA ATCAGCTTGTAGATGGACCTCAGTATGGCGTTCCTCCCCCACCCTGGGATGTTGTGGTTGAGGTTCCTCCCATGTACACTGATTATTGCCAGAAAGTCAGGGTGCCCCACACCTCATTTGTCAAG ATGTGCCACCGATGCCATGGGAAAGGCCGTGTCCGATGCAGTCAGTGTCATGGATGGGGTAAG ACACGGTGCACTTCCTGTTTTGGAACGGGGCGTAAAAGTGGAAAACATTGTACATTTTGTCATGGATCAGGACGTAGAAG gTGCTCTCGCTGTTCAGGACGAGGTACTAAAACATGTGACATTTGCAAAGGACACAGAAATCTAATGCACTTCATTCAGTTGATAGTAACCTG GAAAAACCAGATTTATGAGCATGTACCTGATCAATGCCCTGGTTTTCCAGTGAAACTATTTGAAAAAGTCAATGGAGATAAATTTTTTGTTGATGAAAGTGCTCTG GTTTATCCGATAGTGGGTTTTCCTGAAAAAGAAATTTGCGACGCCTCCAAGAGAGGGAATGATGAACACATGGCCAGGTTCTCACGAAGCATGCATATCCTTCAACAG cgCCAAACCATTGAGCTGATTCCTCTGACTCAGGCCTTTTATGAATATAAAGAACAGGAATACAATTACTTTGTGTATGGTATTGAGAACAAGGTTCATGCACCAAAATACCCATCCAGCTGCAGTATCCTGTGA
- the LOC117412630 gene encoding protein SSUH2 homolog isoform X1, producing MDKRHLLSDQDDDPQFPGPGNPVFTGMPAPDLPQGGGASAPPGEMMHNVPGYEGTGSGEGKCVPPPNPGLASPGRGPSPSERQWEIPSIGEDFAKDAFIEYASSKCCYSSRPAKELLFTDLQAHNTYRYRLETFVESRKTEWDSVPYTGQVVDSYGSCVPAPWDIAVQVPAMFQNGKRAVQVPHTSSVKGCHNCLALGKSACQKCIASGWMQCWVCNGSGRRMSDNRCSHCNGVGRVRCTECSGSGSKTCHTCTGKGQLLFFINLIVEWKNHIYEFVPDKRSGFPVDRVSKVTGELLFTDTQYMVYPVVSFPDNAINQASQTAVREHQAQFVTTSRILQQRQTIELIPVTRVHYTWKEKTYIYFVYGAEHKVYTDDYPAKCCCCTII from the exons ATGGACAAGCGGCATTTGTTAAG TGATCAAGATGATGATCCTCAGTTTCCTGGTCCTGGAAATCCAG TCTTTACAGGTATGCCTGCACCTGACCTGCCTCAGGGTGGAGGAGCATCAGCGCCCCCTGGTGAGATGATGCACAATGTGCCTGGATATGAAGGAACAGGCTCTGGAG AAGGAAAATGTGTTCCTCCACCAAACCCTGGTTTGGCCAGCCCAGGAAGAGGGCCTTCACCTTCTGAGAGACAATGGGA GATTCCTTCTATCGGTGAAGACTTTGCTAAAGATGCCTTCATCGAGTATGCTTCCAGTAAGTGCTGTTACAGCTCTCGTCCTGCCAAAGAGTTGTTGTTCACAGACCTTCAGGCACACAATACATACAGG TATCGCCTGGAGACCTTCGTTGAGTCCAGAAAAACAGAGTGGGACAGTGTGCCTTATACAG GTCAGGTGGTGGACTCGTATGGATCATGTGTTCCTGCCCCATGGGACATTGCTGTTCAGGTCCCGGCTATGTTTCAGAATGGAAAACGAGCCGTCCAAGTTCCTCACACCTCCTCTGTCAAG GGATGTCACAACTGTTTGGCGTTGGGTAAATCTGCTTGCCAGAAATGTATAGCAAGTGGATGG ATGCAGTGCTGGGTGTGTAATGGCTCTGGCAGACGCATGTCTGATAACAGATGCTCCCACTGCAACGGCGTGGGACGTGTCAG ATGTACCGAATGTTCAGGAAGTGGTTCAAAAACATGTCATACCTGTACAGGAAAAGGACAGCTTCTGTTCTTCATTAATCTCATTGTGGAATG GAAGAACCACATATACGAATTTGTACCAGACAAGCGGTCTGGATTCCCTGTTGATCGGGTCAGCAAGGTGACTGGGGAGCTGCTTTTTACTGACACGCAGTATATG GTGTATCCCGTTGTTAGTTTCCCTGACAACGCCATTAACCAAGCCTCTCAGACGGCAGTGAGAGAACACCAGGCACAGTTTGTTACAACTTCCCGAATTCTCCAGCAG aGGCAAACCATTGAACTGATTCCTGTCACACGTGTCCACTACACCTGGAAAGAGAAGACCTACATCTACTTTGTCTATGGAGCGGAGCATAAAGTCTACACAGATGACTACCCAGCAAAGTGTTGCTGTTGCACAATAATATAA
- the LOC117412630 gene encoding protein SSUH2 homolog isoform X2: MDKRHLLSDQDDDPQFPGPGNPGMPAPDLPQGGGASAPPGEMMHNVPGYEGTGSGEGKCVPPPNPGLASPGRGPSPSERQWEIPSIGEDFAKDAFIEYASSKCCYSSRPAKELLFTDLQAHNTYRYRLETFVESRKTEWDSVPYTGQVVDSYGSCVPAPWDIAVQVPAMFQNGKRAVQVPHTSSVKGCHNCLALGKSACQKCIASGWMQCWVCNGSGRRMSDNRCSHCNGVGRVRCTECSGSGSKTCHTCTGKGQLLFFINLIVEWKNHIYEFVPDKRSGFPVDRVSKVTGELLFTDTQYMVYPVVSFPDNAINQASQTAVREHQAQFVTTSRILQQRQTIELIPVTRVHYTWKEKTYIYFVYGAEHKVYTDDYPAKCCCCTII, encoded by the exons ATGGACAAGCGGCATTTGTTAAG TGATCAAGATGATGATCCTCAGTTTCCTGGTCCTGGAAATCCAG GTATGCCTGCACCTGACCTGCCTCAGGGTGGAGGAGCATCAGCGCCCCCTGGTGAGATGATGCACAATGTGCCTGGATATGAAGGAACAGGCTCTGGAG AAGGAAAATGTGTTCCTCCACCAAACCCTGGTTTGGCCAGCCCAGGAAGAGGGCCTTCACCTTCTGAGAGACAATGGGA GATTCCTTCTATCGGTGAAGACTTTGCTAAAGATGCCTTCATCGAGTATGCTTCCAGTAAGTGCTGTTACAGCTCTCGTCCTGCCAAAGAGTTGTTGTTCACAGACCTTCAGGCACACAATACATACAGG TATCGCCTGGAGACCTTCGTTGAGTCCAGAAAAACAGAGTGGGACAGTGTGCCTTATACAG GTCAGGTGGTGGACTCGTATGGATCATGTGTTCCTGCCCCATGGGACATTGCTGTTCAGGTCCCGGCTATGTTTCAGAATGGAAAACGAGCCGTCCAAGTTCCTCACACCTCCTCTGTCAAG GGATGTCACAACTGTTTGGCGTTGGGTAAATCTGCTTGCCAGAAATGTATAGCAAGTGGATGG ATGCAGTGCTGGGTGTGTAATGGCTCTGGCAGACGCATGTCTGATAACAGATGCTCCCACTGCAACGGCGTGGGACGTGTCAG ATGTACCGAATGTTCAGGAAGTGGTTCAAAAACATGTCATACCTGTACAGGAAAAGGACAGCTTCTGTTCTTCATTAATCTCATTGTGGAATG GAAGAACCACATATACGAATTTGTACCAGACAAGCGGTCTGGATTCCCTGTTGATCGGGTCAGCAAGGTGACTGGGGAGCTGCTTTTTACTGACACGCAGTATATG GTGTATCCCGTTGTTAGTTTCCCTGACAACGCCATTAACCAAGCCTCTCAGACGGCAGTGAGAGAACACCAGGCACAGTTTGTTACAACTTCCCGAATTCTCCAGCAG aGGCAAACCATTGAACTGATTCCTGTCACACGTGTCCACTACACCTGGAAAGAGAAGACCTACATCTACTTTGTCTATGGAGCGGAGCATAAAGTCTACACAGATGACTACCCAGCAAAGTGTTGCTGTTGCACAATAATATAA